The following are encoded in a window of Bordetella genomosp. 10 genomic DNA:
- a CDS encoding LysR family transcriptional regulator: MNLKSLEIFYWVVNLSSFNKAAAKLHTTQPAVSQRIAALEEELGIRALDRSSRAVKLTAKGRVLYDYAERFLALHAEMMQEVAEAHLVSGVLRLGVAETIVHTWLVEFLEQCRHKYPNLTVDIVVDITPKLRDDVKSGELDMAFLLGPQQDGELVEEPLCSYELNFFSAPSFKVGKEPLSISDIVAHPLLTFPKRTYPYTFLRQALMTPEHGAPRIFTNWSMSTIVRMAEDGFGVCVVPRLAVLKEVEQGRLKVRRTQLQLRDLSFAVAYARGSDEPIKAALAKLAGEIARTSMAGHRKRTRTARSAAS; encoded by the coding sequence ATGAATCTGAAGAGCCTCGAGATTTTCTATTGGGTCGTCAACCTGAGCAGCTTCAATAAAGCGGCGGCCAAGTTGCACACGACGCAACCCGCGGTTTCCCAACGCATCGCCGCGCTGGAAGAGGAATTGGGAATTCGCGCGCTGGACCGGAGCTCGCGCGCGGTCAAGCTGACAGCCAAAGGGCGCGTCCTATACGACTATGCCGAGCGATTCCTGGCATTGCACGCGGAGATGATGCAGGAAGTCGCCGAAGCGCACCTGGTAAGCGGCGTGTTGCGGCTGGGCGTGGCGGAGACCATCGTTCATACCTGGCTCGTGGAGTTTCTGGAGCAGTGCCGCCATAAATATCCCAACCTGACCGTGGACATCGTGGTCGACATCACGCCGAAGCTGCGCGACGACGTGAAATCGGGGGAACTGGACATGGCGTTCCTGCTCGGCCCGCAGCAGGACGGCGAGCTGGTCGAAGAACCGCTGTGCAGCTACGAACTCAATTTCTTTTCGGCGCCGTCGTTCAAGGTGGGCAAGGAGCCCTTGTCCATCAGCGATATCGTCGCCCATCCGCTCCTCACGTTTCCCAAGCGGACGTACCCGTATACGTTTCTGCGCCAGGCGCTCATGACGCCGGAGCACGGGGCTCCCCGGATCTTCACGAATTGGTCGATGTCGACCATTGTCCGCATGGCCGAAGACGGCTTCGGCGTGTGCGTGGTGCCCAGGCTGGCGGTGCTGAAGGAAGTGGAGCAAGGCCGCCTGAAGGTACGCCGCACGCAGCTTCAGTTGCGCGATCTCAGCTTCGCGGTCGCCTACGCGCGCGGGAGCGACGAACCCATAAAGGCGGCGCTTGCGAAGCTCGCCGGGGAAATCGCGCGCACGTCGATGGCAGGCCATCGCAAGCGGACTCGAACCGCCAGATCGGCGGCATCCTGA
- the oxlT gene encoding oxalate/formate MFS antiporter: MNVSTEAALSSPKDILGSRWTQLVLGLVCMMAISSPQYVWTLFTKPLSAKLGVPLSELQVTFSLLIVLQTFFSPFQGSLIDRFGPRRLIAIGTLMSGCSWILASMASSIGMLYLTYGIVGGLGTGIVYVGVVGLMVRWFPDRRGFAAGMVAAGYGMGAILTTFPISNALAGSGLEATLWQFGIIFSIIGVLAAQGLRAPAHPVEAAAGVPAGSPKDLAPRQMLRQPLFWLMFVMMTMMSTSGLMVTSQMASFARDFGVADLLVFGMAALPLALTVDRLTNGLTRPFFGWVSDRYGRENTMFLAFALEGVAMAIWLATRDHPMLFVLLSGVVFFGWGEIFSLFPSTLTDTFGTRHATANYGWLYISQGIGSILGGPLAALMHEKTGSWHPVFYSAITLDIVAAVVAIAVLKPARARYLAR; encoded by the coding sequence ATGAACGTATCGACCGAAGCCGCCCTGAGCAGTCCCAAGGACATCCTGGGCAGTCGCTGGACCCAACTGGTGCTTGGCCTGGTTTGCATGATGGCCATCTCCAGCCCGCAATACGTGTGGACTCTTTTTACCAAGCCGCTGTCGGCCAAGCTCGGCGTGCCGCTGTCGGAGCTTCAGGTCACCTTTTCGCTGTTGATCGTCCTGCAGACGTTCTTCTCGCCTTTCCAGGGCAGCCTCATCGACCGCTTCGGCCCGCGCCGCCTGATCGCGATCGGCACGCTGATGTCGGGATGTAGCTGGATCCTGGCGTCCATGGCCTCGTCCATCGGCATGCTTTACCTGACGTACGGCATCGTGGGCGGCCTGGGAACCGGCATCGTCTATGTCGGCGTGGTGGGGCTGATGGTGCGCTGGTTTCCCGACCGGCGGGGCTTCGCGGCCGGCATGGTCGCGGCCGGATACGGCATGGGCGCGATCCTGACGACGTTTCCGATCTCCAACGCCCTGGCCGGCAGCGGCCTGGAGGCGACGTTGTGGCAGTTCGGCATCATCTTCTCCATCATCGGCGTCCTCGCCGCGCAGGGGCTGCGCGCGCCGGCGCATCCGGTGGAGGCGGCCGCGGGCGTGCCGGCCGGCAGCCCGAAGGACCTGGCGCCCCGCCAGATGCTCAGGCAGCCGCTGTTCTGGCTGATGTTCGTCATGATGACCATGATGTCCACCTCCGGGTTGATGGTGACCTCGCAGATGGCCAGTTTCGCGCGCGACTTCGGCGTCGCCGACCTGCTGGTCTTCGGCATGGCGGCGCTGCCGCTGGCCTTGACGGTGGACCGCCTGACCAACGGCCTGACCCGTCCTTTCTTCGGGTGGGTGTCGGACCGCTACGGCCGCGAGAACACGATGTTCCTCGCGTTCGCGCTGGAAGGCGTCGCGATGGCGATCTGGCTGGCCACGCGGGATCATCCGATGCTCTTCGTCCTGCTGTCGGGCGTGGTGTTCTTCGGCTGGGGGGAAATCTTCTCCCTGTTCCCGTCCACGCTGACGGACACCTTCGGCACCCGTCACGCCACCGCCAATTACGGCTGGCTGTATATCTCGCAGGGCATCGGCTCCATTCTGGGCGGGCCGCTGGCCGCCCTGATGCACGAAAAGACCGGTAGCTGGCACCCGGTGTTCTATTCGGCGATCACGCTGGACATCGTCGCCGCGGTGGTGGCGATCGCCGTGCTCAAGCCGGCCCGGGCGCGCTACCTGGCGCGTTGA
- a CDS encoding threonine/serine dehydratase, which produces MDTHTNSDSYAIAFGDVQQAHARIRPYVVRTPLLESRTLNDLIGARVLAKAECLQNAGAFKFRGACNRLLQLTDAQRKAGVVAFSSGNHALATSAVGRMFGVPATIIMPADAPKAKIEGARANGATVILYDREKDDREAIGADIARKTGAIIVPPYDDPHIMAGQGTAGIEIVEQAQAIDAPLDVVIAASSGGGLVAGVATAVKHLSPRTAVYAGEPAGFDELARSLVSGQPETNAPGTRSICDSLQVAKPGKLTFPINKRYLAGSLVVTDDEVRQAMKAAYQHLKLVVEPGGAVPLAALLAGKLDVSGKTVAIVLSGGNVDASVFIEALKG; this is translated from the coding sequence TTGGATACTCACACAAATTCCGATAGCTACGCGATCGCCTTCGGCGACGTGCAACAGGCGCACGCTCGCATCCGCCCCTACGTCGTGCGTACTCCGCTCCTCGAGAGCCGGACGCTCAACGACCTGATCGGCGCCCGCGTTCTCGCGAAAGCCGAATGCCTCCAGAACGCCGGTGCGTTCAAATTCCGTGGCGCCTGCAACCGGCTGCTGCAGTTGACCGACGCGCAGCGCAAGGCCGGCGTCGTGGCCTTCTCATCGGGCAACCACGCCTTGGCTACGTCCGCGGTGGGCCGCATGTTCGGCGTGCCCGCGACCATCATCATGCCCGCCGACGCGCCCAAGGCAAAGATCGAAGGCGCGCGGGCCAACGGCGCGACCGTCATTCTCTACGACCGTGAAAAGGACGACCGTGAAGCCATCGGCGCCGACATCGCTCGCAAGACCGGCGCCATCATCGTTCCGCCTTACGACGATCCCCACATCATGGCGGGGCAGGGCACCGCGGGCATCGAGATCGTCGAGCAGGCGCAAGCCATCGATGCCCCGCTCGACGTCGTCATCGCGGCGAGCAGCGGCGGCGGGTTGGTCGCGGGCGTGGCGACCGCGGTCAAGCATCTGTCGCCCCGCACGGCGGTATATGCCGGCGAGCCCGCGGGCTTCGACGAACTCGCGCGCTCGCTGGTTTCCGGGCAACCCGAAACGAATGCGCCGGGCACCCGCTCGATATGCGACTCCCTGCAGGTCGCCAAGCCCGGCAAGCTGACGTTCCCGATCAACAAGCGCTATCTGGCCGGCAGCCTGGTGGTCACCGACGACGAAGTCAGGCAGGCGATGAAAGCGGCGTATCAGCACCTGAAGCTGGTCGTAGAGCCGGGGGGCGCGGTGCCCCTGGCCGCGCTGCTTGCCGGCAAGCTGGACGTGTCCGGCAAGACCGTCGCCATCGTTCTGAGCGGCGGCAACGTCGACGCTTCCGTCTTTATCGAGGCCCTGAAGGGATAG
- a CDS encoding DUF4392 domain-containing protein — protein sequence MLSPESKTYHRVARTIDDFMKVDYTGVGLIGNLYAALQSRQPGYACMGAAERIVKAVEANPGPILIATGFPEGGGAPETDGPIGAALMARAFFLGLRRETVIVIDEDWEEMMVATCRGAGMAVMPFPGDGVIRPFDFLRPVYIRTVPKDDRGAHAICDALIRETKPSAAIAIERPGCNAKGLYHGLGGRPLDGLVANLDYLFEQARQAGIPFIGIGDGGNELGMGVIAEDLPQFSPKAADTGIPGRGGVAAVTAADWLVVANISNFGATGVVAALAALLENPVVFHEPELETRSTELCVAHGGVDGMFMAPEPAHDGIAMEEYAGMVRALRGSVMRALGHSINWQGHRGDWRQLK from the coding sequence ATGTTGAGTCCTGAATCCAAGACCTATCACCGCGTCGCGCGCACCATCGACGATTTCATGAAGGTCGACTACACCGGCGTGGGATTGATCGGCAATCTCTACGCGGCGCTGCAATCGCGCCAGCCCGGCTACGCTTGCATGGGCGCGGCCGAGCGCATCGTGAAGGCCGTCGAGGCGAATCCCGGTCCCATCCTCATCGCCACGGGCTTTCCGGAGGGCGGCGGCGCGCCGGAGACGGACGGTCCCATCGGCGCGGCCTTGATGGCGCGGGCATTCTTCCTGGGCTTGCGCCGGGAAACCGTGATCGTCATCGACGAGGACTGGGAAGAAATGATGGTGGCGACGTGCCGCGGCGCGGGGATGGCCGTCATGCCGTTCCCCGGCGATGGCGTGATCAGGCCCTTCGACTTCCTGCGGCCCGTCTATATCCGGACGGTGCCCAAGGACGATCGCGGCGCTCACGCCATCTGCGACGCGCTCATCAGGGAAACGAAACCGAGCGCCGCCATTGCGATCGAACGCCCCGGCTGCAACGCGAAGGGTCTTTATCACGGCCTGGGCGGCCGCCCCCTGGACGGCCTGGTTGCCAACCTGGATTACCTCTTCGAGCAGGCGAGGCAGGCCGGCATCCCGTTCATCGGCATCGGCGACGGCGGCAACGAGCTGGGCATGGGCGTCATCGCCGAGGACCTGCCGCAGTTCTCCCCCAAGGCCGCCGATACCGGCATTCCGGGCCGAGGGGGCGTGGCGGCGGTCACCGCCGCCGATTGGCTGGTCGTGGCGAATATCTCGAATTTCGGCGCCACCGGCGTCGTCGCCGCGCTGGCGGCGCTTCTGGAGAATCCCGTCGTCTTTCACGAGCCGGAGCTGGAAACCCGGAGCACCGAACTGTGCGTGGCCCATGGTGGCGTCGACGGCATGTTCATGGCGCCCGAGCCCGCGCATGACGGCATCGCGATGGAGGAGTACGCAGGCATGGT
- a CDS encoding SGNH/GDSL hydrolase family protein: MAYRRLAAALLAGGCAAAFSSAACAQPPQPPQSPQSSQAPQAWHTSWSTALQEIPRMAALPPLYQAPPVAGRTVRQVIVPTLSGGVAQLRVSNRYGTRPLSITRVSIARSGAGAGIVPGSEKAVTFGGSGALVLRPGMEMDSDPIPIAVTRGARLAVSMVMGGDDAMQAWHRIAGRVNYVSSVGNHAGDISEAAFKVRFTQYAWITRLAVGGKGPGGVVAIGDSITDGLRSTLGADRSWPSVLAVRVATEGSVPMAVLNAGISGNRLLSGSPCYGDSLESRVEHDALALPGVHTVIVQVGINDINFSAMPPRRGLDCDTPHTVVSADDLVAGYRRVIAAAHHRGLRVLVGTLTPAALPPDREVVRQRVNRWIRGGQGFDGVVDFDKALRDPGQPGKLKPSYDSGDHVHPSDAGYAAMAHAVPLALLNGKPPPRGAM; the protein is encoded by the coding sequence CTGGCGTATCGCCGCTTGGCCGCGGCCTTGCTCGCGGGGGGATGCGCCGCCGCGTTTTCTTCGGCGGCGTGCGCGCAACCGCCACAACCACCACAATCGCCACAATCATCACAAGCGCCGCAAGCCTGGCACACGTCGTGGAGCACGGCGTTGCAGGAGATTCCGCGGATGGCCGCGCTTCCTCCGCTTTACCAGGCGCCGCCGGTGGCGGGGCGCACCGTGCGCCAGGTGATCGTGCCCACCTTGAGCGGCGGCGTGGCGCAATTGCGCGTCAGCAACCGCTATGGGACCCGGCCCCTGTCGATCACGCGGGTAAGCATCGCGCGCAGCGGCGCCGGGGCCGGCATCGTGCCGGGCAGCGAGAAAGCGGTGACGTTCGGCGGCAGCGGCGCGCTGGTATTGCGTCCGGGCATGGAGATGGACAGCGATCCCATTCCTATCGCCGTGACGCGCGGCGCGCGCCTCGCGGTCAGCATGGTCATGGGCGGCGACGACGCCATGCAGGCGTGGCACAGGATTGCCGGCCGGGTCAATTACGTATCGTCCGTGGGCAATCACGCCGGCGACATATCCGAAGCGGCGTTCAAGGTCCGTTTCACGCAATACGCATGGATCACCCGCCTGGCGGTGGGCGGCAAGGGCCCGGGCGGCGTGGTGGCCATCGGCGACTCCATCACCGATGGCCTGCGGTCGACGCTGGGCGCGGATCGCAGTTGGCCCAGCGTGCTGGCCGTCCGGGTGGCCACCGAAGGCAGCGTCCCGATGGCCGTGTTGAACGCGGGAATCAGCGGCAACCGCCTGCTGTCCGGCTCGCCCTGTTATGGCGACAGCCTGGAATCGCGCGTCGAGCATGACGCCCTGGCGCTGCCCGGCGTGCACACGGTGATCGTGCAGGTCGGCATCAACGACATCAATTTCTCCGCCATGCCCCCGCGACGCGGCCTGGACTGCGATACGCCGCACACGGTCGTCAGCGCGGACGACCTCGTCGCCGGCTACCGGCGCGTCATCGCCGCCGCGCACCACCGCGGCCTCCGGGTCCTCGTCGGCACGCTCACGCCCGCCGCGCTGCCGCCGGATCGGGAAGTCGTGCGCCAGCGGGTCAACCGCTGGATCCGCGGCGGCCAGGGCTTCGACGGCGTCGTGGATTTCGACAAGGCCTTGCGCGACCCCGGCCAGCCGGGGAAGTTGAAGCCGTCCTACGACAGCGGGGACCATGTGCATCCGAGCGACGCGGGCTACGCCGCGATGGCGCACGCGGTGCCCTTGGCGCTTTTGAACGGAAAACCGCCGCCTCGTGGGGCGATGTGA